A genome region from Solanum pennellii chromosome 12, SPENNV200 includes the following:
- the LOC107007463 gene encoding carboxyl-terminal-processing peptidase 2, chloroplastic isoform X2, which yields MNGSRRNPIISFKVLSWNSLYSGSNKSRVYHPILCLKRSGNDNSGSCSPSCYIEQMYRNRMFSQPIRRCKKIFIDKQSLLVIQNGLAFIPRKFKSSLRKTLKHSELFKSIVPEIFVRSCIGLMLVMAVNAAVVKAPSFALTEENLLFLEAWRTIDRAYIDKTFNGQSWFRYREDALRNEPMNTRQETYAAIKKMLATLNDPFTRFLEPEKFKSLRSGTQNALTGVGLSIGYPLGKNESASGLVVISASPGGPANRAGISSGDIILQIDNTSTENMGIYDAAERLQGPEGSGVELTVLHGSERRQLPLIREKVSLNPVKSRICKLPTGGDDAPLIGYIKLSTFNQNASGAVREAIETLRKNNVKAFVLDLRDNSGGLFPEGVEIAKIWLDKGVIVYICDSRGVRDIYDTDGSNVVAASEPLAVLVNKGTASASEILAGALKDNKRAQLFGEPTYGKGKIQSVFQLSDGSGVAVTVARYETPAHNDIDKVGVTPDHPLPASFPKDDESFCNCLQNPAAACHIDRVELFSK from the exons GTGCTTTCATGGAACTCTTTGTACAGCGGAAGTAATAAATCTCGAGTATATCATCCTATATTGTGTCTGAAAAGAAGTGGCAATGACAACTCTGGAAGTTGCTCTCCTTCATGCTACATTGAGCAAATGTACAGAAACAGAATGTTTTCTCAGCCAATCCGGAGgtgtaaaaaaatattcatagatAAGCAAAGTTTGCTGGTTATACAAAATGGCTTAGCTTTTATACCAAGAAAATTCAAATCCAGTCTCCGCAAAACATTAAAGCATTCTGAACTTTTTAAGAGTATAGTACCTGAGATATTTGTTCGGTCCTGCATAGGACTAATGCTGGTTATGGCAGTTAATGCTGCTGTTGTCAAAGCGCCTTCTT TTGCTCTCACTGAAGAAAATCTACTTTTCTTGGAGGCATGGAGAACAATTGACCGTGCATATATTGACAAGACCTTCAATGGTCAAAGTTGGTTTAGGTACCGAGAAGACGCTCTACGAAATGAACCAATGAACACAAGGCAGGAAACAT ATGCAGCAATAAAAAAGATGCTCGCCACTCTGAATGACCCTTTCACCCGTTTTCTGGAGCCTGAAAAGTTTAAAAGTTTGCGG TCGGGAACTCAAAATGCACTTACTGGAGTAGGGCTGTCAATTGGCTATCCATTGGGGAAAAATGAATCGGCCTCTGGACTGGTCGTTATCTCAGCTTCTCCAGGAGGTCCTGCAAATAGGGCTGGCATCTCATCTGGTGATATCATCCTACAAATTGACAATACCAGCACAGAAAACATGGGTATATATGATGCAGCAGAACGGTTACA AGGACCTGAAGGAAGTGGTGTGGAACTAACTGTACTTCATGGATCCGAGAGAAGGCAGCTACCATTAAT ACGGGAAAAAGTTTCTCTGAATCCTGTAAAATCAAGAATCTGCAAGCTACCCACTGGAGGAGATGATGCTCCTCTGATCGGATACATCAAACTATCAACATTCAACCAGAACGCTTCTG GTGCTGTAAGAGAGGCGATTGAAACCTTAAGGAAAAACAATGTCAAGGCATTTGTCTTGGACCTTCGGGATAACAG TGGTGGTCTCTTCCCTGAAGGAGTTGAGATAGCAAAAATTTG GTTGGATAAAGGTGTGATTGTATACATTTGTGATAGCCGTGGTGTTCGAGATATTTATGACACGGATGGGAGCAATGTGGTAGCTGCTTCAGAGCCCCTAGCTGTGCTG GTAAACAAAGGGACTGCAAGTGCAAGTGAGATTTTAGCCGGTGCTTTGAAAGATAACAAGCGTGCACAGCTGTTTGGTGAACCAACATATGGCAAGGG TAAAATCCAGTCTGTATTCCAGCTATCTGATGGCTCTGGCGTGGCTGTTACAGTTGCTCGGTATGAAACTCCTGCTCACAACGATATAGACAAG GTTGGTGTCACCCCGGACCATCCTTTGCCAGCATCATTTCCAAAAGACGACGAGAGCTTCTGTAACTGCCTTCAAAATCCTGCTGCTGCTTGCCACATAGATAGAGTCGAGTTGTTCTCAAAATGA
- the LOC107007463 gene encoding carboxyl-terminal-processing peptidase 2, chloroplastic isoform X1 — protein sequence MEALLGSSHSPSFTITRRNPITSFKVLSWNSLYSGSNKSRVYHPILCLKRSGNDNSGSCSPSCYIEQMYRNRMFSQPIRRCKKIFIDKQSLLVIQNGLAFIPRKFKSSLRKTLKHSELFKSIVPEIFVRSCIGLMLVMAVNAAVVKAPSFALTEENLLFLEAWRTIDRAYIDKTFNGQSWFRYREDALRNEPMNTRQETYAAIKKMLATLNDPFTRFLEPEKFKSLRSGTQNALTGVGLSIGYPLGKNESASGLVVISASPGGPANRAGISSGDIILQIDNTSTENMGIYDAAERLQGPEGSGVELTVLHGSERRQLPLIREKVSLNPVKSRICKLPTGGDDAPLIGYIKLSTFNQNASGAVREAIETLRKNNVKAFVLDLRDNSGGLFPEGVEIAKIWLDKGVIVYICDSRGVRDIYDTDGSNVVAASEPLAVLVNKGTASASEILAGALKDNKRAQLFGEPTYGKGKIQSVFQLSDGSGVAVTVARYETPAHNDIDKVGVTPDHPLPASFPKDDESFCNCLQNPAAACHIDRVELFSK from the exons GTGCTTTCATGGAACTCTTTGTACAGCGGAAGTAATAAATCTCGAGTATATCATCCTATATTGTGTCTGAAAAGAAGTGGCAATGACAACTCTGGAAGTTGCTCTCCTTCATGCTACATTGAGCAAATGTACAGAAACAGAATGTTTTCTCAGCCAATCCGGAGgtgtaaaaaaatattcatagatAAGCAAAGTTTGCTGGTTATACAAAATGGCTTAGCTTTTATACCAAGAAAATTCAAATCCAGTCTCCGCAAAACATTAAAGCATTCTGAACTTTTTAAGAGTATAGTACCTGAGATATTTGTTCGGTCCTGCATAGGACTAATGCTGGTTATGGCAGTTAATGCTGCTGTTGTCAAAGCGCCTTCTT TTGCTCTCACTGAAGAAAATCTACTTTTCTTGGAGGCATGGAGAACAATTGACCGTGCATATATTGACAAGACCTTCAATGGTCAAAGTTGGTTTAGGTACCGAGAAGACGCTCTACGAAATGAACCAATGAACACAAGGCAGGAAACAT ATGCAGCAATAAAAAAGATGCTCGCCACTCTGAATGACCCTTTCACCCGTTTTCTGGAGCCTGAAAAGTTTAAAAGTTTGCGG TCGGGAACTCAAAATGCACTTACTGGAGTAGGGCTGTCAATTGGCTATCCATTGGGGAAAAATGAATCGGCCTCTGGACTGGTCGTTATCTCAGCTTCTCCAGGAGGTCCTGCAAATAGGGCTGGCATCTCATCTGGTGATATCATCCTACAAATTGACAATACCAGCACAGAAAACATGGGTATATATGATGCAGCAGAACGGTTACA AGGACCTGAAGGAAGTGGTGTGGAACTAACTGTACTTCATGGATCCGAGAGAAGGCAGCTACCATTAAT ACGGGAAAAAGTTTCTCTGAATCCTGTAAAATCAAGAATCTGCAAGCTACCCACTGGAGGAGATGATGCTCCTCTGATCGGATACATCAAACTATCAACATTCAACCAGAACGCTTCTG GTGCTGTAAGAGAGGCGATTGAAACCTTAAGGAAAAACAATGTCAAGGCATTTGTCTTGGACCTTCGGGATAACAG TGGTGGTCTCTTCCCTGAAGGAGTTGAGATAGCAAAAATTTG GTTGGATAAAGGTGTGATTGTATACATTTGTGATAGCCGTGGTGTTCGAGATATTTATGACACGGATGGGAGCAATGTGGTAGCTGCTTCAGAGCCCCTAGCTGTGCTG GTAAACAAAGGGACTGCAAGTGCAAGTGAGATTTTAGCCGGTGCTTTGAAAGATAACAAGCGTGCACAGCTGTTTGGTGAACCAACATATGGCAAGGG TAAAATCCAGTCTGTATTCCAGCTATCTGATGGCTCTGGCGTGGCTGTTACAGTTGCTCGGTATGAAACTCCTGCTCACAACGATATAGACAAG GTTGGTGTCACCCCGGACCATCCTTTGCCAGCATCATTTCCAAAAGACGACGAGAGCTTCTGTAACTGCCTTCAAAATCCTGCTGCTGCTTGCCACATAGATAGAGTCGAGTTGTTCTCAAAATGA
- the LOC107005677 gene encoding small acidic protein 1 encodes MKPMVVDYLADMEEQGSTMAMDVDDVDTIDMFGEGPLGGGEHLRLADSDFFNLFQDDFDDSDIN; translated from the coding sequence ATGAAGCCGATGGTAGTAGACTATTTAGCAGACATGGAAGAACAAGGATCAACAATGGCGATGGACGTTGATGACGTGGACACAATCGACATGTTCGGCGAAGGTCCACTCGGTGGCGGCGAACACCTCCGTCTCGCCGACTCCGACTTCTTCAATCTCTTTCAGGATGATTTCGATGACTCAGATATCAACTAA
- the LOC107006982 gene encoding late embryogenesis abundant protein 29-like, with translation MASAQCNSDQFHSKAQANHSVSKVEDAIQRACESAHQKREHNSGFLHQTGEQMLHMAQDAVDGVKNTFGIGTKNNK, from the exons ATGGCAAGTGCTCAATGCAATTCTGATCAATTCCATAGCAAAGCTCAG GCAAATCACTCTGTTAGCAAAGTTGAAGATGCAATTCAAAGAGCTTGTGAATCAGCTCATCAAAAAAGGGAACATAATTCTGGATTTCTTCACCAG ACTGGAGAGCAAATGTTGCACATGGCTCAAGATGCAGTTGATGGGGTGAAGAACACATTTGGAATTggaactaaaaataataaataa
- the LOC107006679 gene encoding golgin subfamily A member 1-like, translated as MGSLQTKNHKNNPNAKIIEELKYKVRLLQKEVSEIMCIRENESEIYNQEMIVFALKEEEWKQEKKKLNEELNDLKKKLDDYKEDKDKVENQELVSEKCDNKECHMLVRNSLLEQIREEEVRRDEAIEKWKNLYFVIKNELDELIQRTNQGERLCWRKEEVELLEELHMELKAKEEVIAHLKEKIASMEKQEVKREREIDILRQSLKIMSYNKKVSSLSKVFYKN; from the exons ATGGGAAGTCttcaaacaaaaaatcataaaaacaatCCAAATGCCAAAATTATTGAAGAGTTGAAGTATAAAGTAAGGTTACTTCAAAAAGAGGTAAGTGAAATAATGTGTATAAGGGAAAATGAGAGTGAAATTTACAATCAAGAAATGATTGTTTTTGCactaaaagaagaagaatggaagcaagaaaagaagaaactTAATGAAGAATTAaatgatttgaagaaaaaattggaTGATTATAAAGAAGATAAAGATAAAGTGGAAAATCAAGAATTGGTAAGTGAAAAATGTGATAATAAAGAGTGTCATATGTTGGTGAGAAATTCATTGTTGGAGCAAATTAGAGAAGAGGAAGTTAGAAGAGATGAAGCTATTGAGAAATGGAAAAATCTCtattttgttattaaaaatgagcttgatgaacttATTCAAAGGACAAATCAAg GAGAAAGACTCTGCTGGAGAAAAGAGgaagttgaattattagaagagcTACATATGGAGTTGAAAGCAAAAGAAGAAGTCATTGcacatttaaaagaaaaaattgctTCAATGGAGAAACAAGAAGTTAAGAGGGAGAGGGAGATTGATATTTTGAGGCAAAGTTTGAAAATTATGAGTTACAACAAAAAGGTTTCTAGCCTATCTAAAGTTTTTTACAAAAACTAG
- the LOC107005373 gene encoding protein BLISTER-like isoform X2: MASAQVLRKQELLQAGKKKLEEFRKKKAEKAKKSTSNNQPHGSGGGFDNQPSDSEHTRITDSRGAGTSDALDGAVSELSRVDVTHDFKNPDLAQKSGFASSYDANASPTHSLHNNDNDASSTSTISGNNHGFTSSISTPSHFRDKVLKGDEKPKSSEQFSDSYNPPEKTENDGALGSIGFGFNTSHSTPNFLSSFPSYSKFSGLFSHDGVAKSELEEKKTKDLSVMNSSTSHAFPANVSPENSRGPHLLEKPGFMDRWASGFTSSSYEDHMRPTTSSTKFSLEDGQRDGTIEANSSIISDIGYGQFNNSGFYMNNNSSSWASDSKYEDISSEARSSSSNSKLSTATVGRKSRPSFLDSINISKVPVVSPSPTESVSADRFDPKGHPTDTLESSNSRNMMTSSTFSASGSDQLNHHAEKDTGNMDNRYQSFAQKQNEDFAALEQHIEDLTQEKFSSQRALEASRVLAESLAAENSALTESYNQQGSFVTQLKTDIEELQEEIKAQLVELEAVKMEYASVQFECNAADERAKLLASEVIGLEEKALRLRSNELKLERELEKSQAEISSFKKKMASLGKERQDLLSTIDALKEEKKLLQEKLRKTSDSGKSLDVSRSMPSKKDVSTSTEDLREEKIVNTTLDGPNLGARSSEGPTFSYLSENDQLSLESLSTTVPPDQIRMIQSINTLISELTLEKEELMKALSLESSQCSELQELNKDLTRKLEAQTQRLELLTAQSMATGNNQTRLPDALSVQDSTTYADEGDEVVERVLGWIIKLFPGGPSKRRTSNLI, from the exons ATGGCATCGGCTCAGGTTTTGCGAAAGCAAGAGCTTTTGCaagctggaaaaaaaaag CTAGAAGAGTTCCGCAAAAAGAAAGCAGAGAAGGCAAAAAAGTCAACTTCCAATAATCAACCTCATGGTTCGGGTGGAGGCTTTGATAACCAACCTTCAGACAGTGAACACACAAGAATCACTGACTCTCGTGGAGCTGGTACATCTGATGCCCTTGATGGAGCTGTTTCAGAGTTATCTCGAGTAGACGTTACACATGATTTTAAGAACCCTGATCTTGCACAGAAGAGTGGTTTCGCTTCTTCCTATGATGCTAATGCTAGTCCTACTCATAGTTTACACAACAATGATAATGATGCTAGCTCTACTTCTACTATTAGTGGAAACAATCATGGTTTTACTTCTTCCATCTCCACGCCATCTCATTTTAGAGATAAAGTGCTTAAGGGTGATGAGAAACCTAAATCATCTGAACAATTCAGTGATAGTTATAATCCCCCTGAGAAGACGGAGAACGATGGAGCCTTAGGAAGTATTGGATTTGGATTTAATACTAGTCATTCTACACCTAATTTTCTGTCATCATTCCCCAGTTACAGTAAATTTTCCGGTTTGTTTAGTCATGATGGTGTAGCTAAAAGCGAACtagaggaaaaaaaaacaaaagatctTTCTGTAATGAACTCTAGTACTTCTCATGCTTTTCCTGCTAATGTTTCACCTGAAAACTCCCGTGGTCCTCATCTGCTAGAAAAACCAGGTTTTATGGATCGTTGGGCTAGTGGGTTTACCTCCTCATCATATGAAG atCATATGCGCCCCACAACCAGCAGTACAAAGTTTTCTTTGGAAGATGGGCAAAGAGATGGTACTATTGAAGCTAATAGTTCTATAATTTCTGATATTGGGTATGGCCAGTTCAACAACTCTGGTTTTTACATGAATAATAATTCGTCTTCTTGGGCATCTGATTCTAAATATGAGGACATCAGTTCTGAAGCAAGAAGTTCTTCTAGTAATTCAAAATTGTCTACAGCCACTGTTGGGAGGAAATCTCGTCCATCTTTCCTTGATTCCATCAACATTTCAAAAGTTCCTGTGGTATCCCCTTCTCCAACTGAATCAGTTTCTGCAGACAGATTTGATCCAAAGGGTCATCCCACGGACACTTTGGAATCGTCCAACTCCAGGAACATGATGACCTCTTCAACCTTTTCTGCAAGTGGGTCTGATCAGTTGAATCATCATGCTGAGAAAGACACGGGGAACATGGACAACCGTTATCAGTCTTTTGCACAAAAACAGAATGAAGATTTTGCTGCTTTAGAACAG CATATTGAAGATTTAACACAAGAGAAGTTTTCTTCACAACGTGCTCTTGAGGCTTCACGAGTTCTAGCAGAGTCTCTAGCTGCTGAAAATTCAGCCCTGACAGAGAGTTATAATCAACAG GGCAGTTTTGTTACCCAATTAAAGACCGACATAGAAGAACTGCAGGAGGAAATTAAAGCACAACTG GTCGAACTTGAAGCTGTGAAAATGGAATATGCAAGTGTACAATTTGAATGTAATGCTGCAGATGAACGTGCTAAGCTATTGGCTTCTGAAGTGATTGGTTTGGAAGAGAAG GCACTTCGTCTGAGATCTAATGAGCTTAAACTGGAGAGGGAATTAGAGAAATCACAAGCTGAAATATCTTCTTTCAA AAAGAAAATGGCTAGCCTTGGAAAGGAACGCCAGGATCTGCTGTCAACAATTGATGCTCTAAAAGAAG AAAAGAAGCTCTTGCAGGAGAAACTACGAAAAACTTCTGATAGTGGCAAGTCACTTGATGTTAGCAGGAGTATGCCTAGTAAAAAGGATGTATCAACTTCAACAGAGGATCTCC GTGAAGAAAAAATCGTAAATACTACCTTGGATGGCCCTAACTTGGGAGCTCGCAGTTCTGAGGGCCCCACCTTTTCATATCTATCTGAGAATGACCAGCTCAGTCTTGAAAGTTTATCGACGACCGTTCCTCCAGATCAGATAAGGATGATTCAAAGCATCAATACATTGATTTCTGAG TTAACCTTGGAGAAAGAAGAGTTGATGAAAGCCTTGTCACTGGAATCATCTCAGTGCTCTGAATTGCAG GAGTTAAACAAGGACTTAACCCGAAAGCTTGAAGCTCAAACACAAAGATTGGAGCTTTTGACTGCTCAAAGCATGGCAACCGGTAATAATCAAACAAGGCTACCAGATGCTTTATCTGTGCAGGACAGCACCACATATGCTGATGAAGGTGATGAG GTGGTGGAACGGGTCTTGGGATGGATAATAAAGCTATTCCCTGGAGGACCATCAAAGCGGAGAACCAGCAATCTTATTTAG
- the LOC107005373 gene encoding protein BLISTER-like isoform X1 — MASAQVLRKQELLQAGKKKLEEFRKKKAEKAKKSTSNNQPHGSGGGFDNQPSDSEHTRITDSRGAGTSDALDGAVSELSRVDVTHDFKNPDLAQKSGFASSYDANASPTHSLHNNDNDASSTSTISGNNHGFTSSISTPSHFRDKVLKGDEKPKSSEQFSDSYNPPEKTENDGALGSIGFGFNTSHSTPNFLSSFPSYSKFSGLFSHDGVAKSELEEKKTKDLSVMNSSTSHAFPANVSPENSRGPHLLEKPGFMDRWASGFTSSSYEDHMRPTTSSTKFSLEDGQRDGTIEANSSIISDIGYGQFNNSGFYMNNNSSSWASDSKYEDISSEARSSSSNSKLSTATVGRKSRPSFLDSINISKVPVVSPSPTESVSADRFDPKGHPTDTLESSNSRNMMTSSTFSASGSDQLNHHAEKDTGNMDNRYQSFAQKQNEDFAALEQHIEDLTQEKFSSQRALEASRVLAESLAAENSALTESYNQQGSFVTQLKTDIEELQEEIKAQLVCNKTHSVELEAVKMEYASVQFECNAADERAKLLASEVIGLEEKALRLRSNELKLERELEKSQAEISSFKKKMASLGKERQDLLSTIDALKEEKKLLQEKLRKTSDSGKSLDVSRSMPSKKDVSTSTEDLREEKIVNTTLDGPNLGARSSEGPTFSYLSENDQLSLESLSTTVPPDQIRMIQSINTLISELTLEKEELMKALSLESSQCSELQELNKDLTRKLEAQTQRLELLTAQSMATGNNQTRLPDALSVQDSTTYADEGDEVVERVLGWIIKLFPGGPSKRRTSNLI, encoded by the exons ATGGCATCGGCTCAGGTTTTGCGAAAGCAAGAGCTTTTGCaagctggaaaaaaaaag CTAGAAGAGTTCCGCAAAAAGAAAGCAGAGAAGGCAAAAAAGTCAACTTCCAATAATCAACCTCATGGTTCGGGTGGAGGCTTTGATAACCAACCTTCAGACAGTGAACACACAAGAATCACTGACTCTCGTGGAGCTGGTACATCTGATGCCCTTGATGGAGCTGTTTCAGAGTTATCTCGAGTAGACGTTACACATGATTTTAAGAACCCTGATCTTGCACAGAAGAGTGGTTTCGCTTCTTCCTATGATGCTAATGCTAGTCCTACTCATAGTTTACACAACAATGATAATGATGCTAGCTCTACTTCTACTATTAGTGGAAACAATCATGGTTTTACTTCTTCCATCTCCACGCCATCTCATTTTAGAGATAAAGTGCTTAAGGGTGATGAGAAACCTAAATCATCTGAACAATTCAGTGATAGTTATAATCCCCCTGAGAAGACGGAGAACGATGGAGCCTTAGGAAGTATTGGATTTGGATTTAATACTAGTCATTCTACACCTAATTTTCTGTCATCATTCCCCAGTTACAGTAAATTTTCCGGTTTGTTTAGTCATGATGGTGTAGCTAAAAGCGAACtagaggaaaaaaaaacaaaagatctTTCTGTAATGAACTCTAGTACTTCTCATGCTTTTCCTGCTAATGTTTCACCTGAAAACTCCCGTGGTCCTCATCTGCTAGAAAAACCAGGTTTTATGGATCGTTGGGCTAGTGGGTTTACCTCCTCATCATATGAAG atCATATGCGCCCCACAACCAGCAGTACAAAGTTTTCTTTGGAAGATGGGCAAAGAGATGGTACTATTGAAGCTAATAGTTCTATAATTTCTGATATTGGGTATGGCCAGTTCAACAACTCTGGTTTTTACATGAATAATAATTCGTCTTCTTGGGCATCTGATTCTAAATATGAGGACATCAGTTCTGAAGCAAGAAGTTCTTCTAGTAATTCAAAATTGTCTACAGCCACTGTTGGGAGGAAATCTCGTCCATCTTTCCTTGATTCCATCAACATTTCAAAAGTTCCTGTGGTATCCCCTTCTCCAACTGAATCAGTTTCTGCAGACAGATTTGATCCAAAGGGTCATCCCACGGACACTTTGGAATCGTCCAACTCCAGGAACATGATGACCTCTTCAACCTTTTCTGCAAGTGGGTCTGATCAGTTGAATCATCATGCTGAGAAAGACACGGGGAACATGGACAACCGTTATCAGTCTTTTGCACAAAAACAGAATGAAGATTTTGCTGCTTTAGAACAG CATATTGAAGATTTAACACAAGAGAAGTTTTCTTCACAACGTGCTCTTGAGGCTTCACGAGTTCTAGCAGAGTCTCTAGCTGCTGAAAATTCAGCCCTGACAGAGAGTTATAATCAACAG GGCAGTTTTGTTACCCAATTAAAGACCGACATAGAAGAACTGCAGGAGGAAATTAAAGCACAACTGGTTTGCAACAAAACTCACTCG GTCGAACTTGAAGCTGTGAAAATGGAATATGCAAGTGTACAATTTGAATGTAATGCTGCAGATGAACGTGCTAAGCTATTGGCTTCTGAAGTGATTGGTTTGGAAGAGAAG GCACTTCGTCTGAGATCTAATGAGCTTAAACTGGAGAGGGAATTAGAGAAATCACAAGCTGAAATATCTTCTTTCAA AAAGAAAATGGCTAGCCTTGGAAAGGAACGCCAGGATCTGCTGTCAACAATTGATGCTCTAAAAGAAG AAAAGAAGCTCTTGCAGGAGAAACTACGAAAAACTTCTGATAGTGGCAAGTCACTTGATGTTAGCAGGAGTATGCCTAGTAAAAAGGATGTATCAACTTCAACAGAGGATCTCC GTGAAGAAAAAATCGTAAATACTACCTTGGATGGCCCTAACTTGGGAGCTCGCAGTTCTGAGGGCCCCACCTTTTCATATCTATCTGAGAATGACCAGCTCAGTCTTGAAAGTTTATCGACGACCGTTCCTCCAGATCAGATAAGGATGATTCAAAGCATCAATACATTGATTTCTGAG TTAACCTTGGAGAAAGAAGAGTTGATGAAAGCCTTGTCACTGGAATCATCTCAGTGCTCTGAATTGCAG GAGTTAAACAAGGACTTAACCCGAAAGCTTGAAGCTCAAACACAAAGATTGGAGCTTTTGACTGCTCAAAGCATGGCAACCGGTAATAATCAAACAAGGCTACCAGATGCTTTATCTGTGCAGGACAGCACCACATATGCTGATGAAGGTGATGAG GTGGTGGAACGGGTCTTGGGATGGATAATAAAGCTATTCCCTGGAGGACCATCAAAGCGGAGAACCAGCAATCTTATTTAG
- the LOC107006915 gene encoding probable glutathione S-transferase, with protein MEIVKLIGTPFSFFTYRVIWALKLKGINYEYIDEDMSKKSPLLVKYNPIHKKVPTLIHVDKIISDSMVIVEYIDETWQLNPLLSTDSYERATSRFWAKYIEEKSHSTWNVFCYTGEKQQNAIKESLEMFKTIEENALGEKNISFGGENIGFVDIAFGGYSLWMEIIEEIVGIKLLNPHNFPRINKWIKNFKEVKAIKDNLPNRDEMFVYMKNARGRMLASP; from the exons atggAGATAGTAAAATTAATAGGTACTCCTTTTAGTTTTTTCACATATAGAGTTATTTGGGCATTAAAGCTAAAGGGAATAAATTATGAGTATATAGATGAAGACATGTCCAAAAAAAGTCCTTTGCTTGTAAAATACAATCCAATTCACAAGAAAGTTCCAACTCTAATCCATGTTGACAAGATAATTTCTGATTCTATGGTCATCGTTGAATACATCGACGAGACGTGGCAACTGAATCCATTACTTTCAACTGATTCATATGAACGAGCCACATCTCGATTTTGGGCTAAATATATTGAAGAAAAG TCACATAGTACATGGAATGTATTTTGTTACACTGGAGAAAAGCAACAAAATGCTATAAAGGAGAGCCTTGAAATGTTCAAAACCATAGAGGAAAATGCATtgggagaaaaaaatatatcatttggTGGTGAAAATATTGGATTTGTTGACATAGCTTTTGGAGGTTATTCTCTTTGGATGGAAATTATTGAAGAAATTGTTGGGATTAAATTACTTAATCCTCACAATTTTCCTCGTATTAACAAATGGATTAAAAACTTCAAAGAAGTTAAAGCAATCAAAGATAATTTACCTAATCGTGATGAGATGTTTGTGTACATGAAAAATGCTAGGGGGAGGATGTTAGCATCTCCGTAA
- the LOC107006771 gene encoding dirigent protein 18-like: MLSPYSIFFAIFLVAITKLSPLVVAIDTQVPEGSILELYMHDILGGNNPTARPITGLLGNIYSGQVPFARPLGFQPPTDGVAIPNSNGAIPTFNINGVPLGTGLAGTIFAGNQNGQASGVTTQLGPDGLGLGFGTITVIDDYLTLSPELGTQNLGKAQGVYVSSSADGSTQMMAFTAMMEGGEYGDSLNFFGVYRIGSTMSRISVTGGTGKFKNACGFAEIRSLIPTGQHVIDGAETLLRITVHLTY, translated from the exons ATGTTATCACCATATTCCATTTTCTTTGCAATTTTCTTAGTAGCCATAACCAAATTGTCACCCCTTGTTGTTGCCATTGACACTCAAGTTCCCGAAGGATCGATACTCGAGTTATACATGCATGATATCCTGGGAGGAAATAATCCAACAGCTCGACCAATTACCGGATTATTAGGGAATATATATAGTGGACAAGTTCCTTTTGCAAGGCCTTTAGGTTTTCAACCACCTACAGATGGTGTAGCAATTCCTAATTCTAATGGTGCAATTCCAACATTTAATATCAATGGTGTTCCACTAGGAACTGGCTTAGCAGGCACAATATTTGCTGGAAATCAGAATGGCCAAGCTAGTGGTGTGACTACTCAATTAGGCCCTGATGGATTGGGCCTCGGGTTTG GTACCATTACAGTTATCGATGACTACTTGACATTGTCCCCTGAGTTAGGCACACAAAACCTTGGAAAAGCACAAGGTGTATATGTATCAAGTTCTGCAGATGGAAGTACTCAAATGATGGCGTTTACCGCCATGATGGAAGGAGGTGAATATGGCGATAGCCTCAATTTTTTCGGAGTTTATAGAATTGGAAGCACAATGTCAAGAATATCAGTTACAGGAGGAACTGGTAAATTTAAAAATGCTTGTGGATTCGCGGAGATTCGTTCACTTATACCAACAGGGCAACATGTTATTGATGGTGCTGAGACATTGTTAAGGATTACTGTTCATCTTACttactga